Sequence from the Helianthus annuus cultivar XRQ/B chromosome 13, HanXRQr2.0-SUNRISE, whole genome shotgun sequence genome:
taaggaaggatgtcatcgGTTCCAAGGAATCGGTGAAGCTGAGCTCATCATAAGAGAACCCTTTGGAGCCTGGGGCACTATCTTCAGAGCCCTTCCTCTTTTTTGCGGTGGAAGCACGAGCCCTCGTAGTGGGCTTGGGAGCCGGGAGCGGTTTTGAGCTGGTGGTAGCAGGAGCCTCTTTCTTGACAATGGGTGGGGTAGGATAACTGTCAAGCTCATCAAGATCGAGGAAaactggaactttgctggaatctgcataCAGGGAGTAAAACTCTTTCCTAAATACTTCACATAAAAACATGTATGCAGGATATcgtgcaggatccttaccagacatgtttgcactAGAAAGTGGACTCGGAGATGGTGGGAATGGATTGAAACTTCTTTCAGCCTCTGGGAGGAGTCTGATGGTGTCGATTCTTTTCTGTGAGTCAACTAGGGGAGGCGCAAGTTTCCTGAAATCAGCTGTGTACAAGAAAACAGAAAAGTCAATACAAGATATAAAGCAGGATACAAGACAGGAtcatcctaaaaccctaaatcatacCCTTTCTCAACCAATGCACTGGATATTCCGTTCAACCAGGGATTGAGTCTCTCTATACAAAGAAAAACTTAGACTTCCATTCCTCCTCATTCCTGGTGGCACGAAGTATCAGTGGGTCACTGGAGGTAGAATAGAACAAGAATCGGTAGGAACCATGGCATCTAAGCCGATACGCTAAGGGGAGGTCATGAATGGAAAGATCAGgaatatggttgttcttgatttggtCAAGAACAAGCAGGACTCGCCATagcattggcattgtttgactGAAACAGATTTTTGTGGTATCAAAGAACTCGGTGATGAAGTTGGGAAACGGAAATTGTAACTCTAAGGTAAAAGGAAAAGCATTAAAGCATAACCACTCCTCAGAAACCatgtctgatcggatttcccgatcaaatggccggaacaccgtccctaccgggaagatgccggaggttttaagggctgacaaATGTGCACTATCAGAAGTGCATATTTCCTTCTCCAGATCATGGAGAATATTTTGGTGAATGAACGAGGGAGCAGAGTCACCAGAACTGGATCTTGTCTGCCTTGCCATATTGTCGCCAGAATATTAAACAGAATGAAAGAAGGAGATGGAATTGAGAGAGAGAAGTATTTACCTTTTTCTCTtcggtaaaggttaaatggggATAAgcatgagaagatataggggagCAATGAGTAGAGATAGGCTGCACGGTTACAAGTGCTCACATCAggtcttatctcttaattaccttggttatcatgaaaaatgtaaccgttaggactcaggatccttaacggtaacatttttggggacaattgttatgggtgaaattctgagcctatATCTTGGTCAATATTTTAAGCTATATCTTGATTGTATGATATGTGTTCATACCCCGGGTTACACATtcgggatattggtaacatcctaaatggtatcctgaggatcactaacgaATTATGTGCAGGAATATAAGTTCAGGCTCGCAACGTTCATAAGGACCCTTTCTCCGGAAGACTCGGTCTAAGTAGTTCAAaggaagacgttgaagccgctttACTCGGTTCACTATGGAATATTCGGGAGCATCCCCCATTTATAGGAGTTTTTGTTTGTATTTCATAGCTATAAATAGATGGAAAGATCGGATCGAATAGGACACGACAACAACACTCACTGCTCTCTCACACTTTTCTCTTTCGCAACTTTCACTTTCACAAcaaacattgtaacacttagcgatctgatcaatatcctgcactgtatcctgacgtttaaagcaataagaagaacaaggcagctgcgattgtcagctcccgaggttttgtgtcggcaatctagattgatcaagggctttcctcataTATCTCGTGTCAtcaccctttactttttgctcatagtttgatcgtagatacaactcaatatcctgagccgtatcctaaaaactgtttttaacaaacaacttaatcaacatattttcaacacatttttagcacactacctcacaaaactaatttgatcacttaattgcttcggtaatttttgaccaaaacaacaagGATTCAGAGAACACATGCAACATTTAATGCCTGATATGAAAAGGATCTCGACTGACACTGTACCTCTCAAGCCGGAAACATTAAATGAAGTCACAATCCcaccgttgggggtcagacacgtgtctgagccccccGAAGACCCTCGAAACCCGTTGGATTGTCTCATTAAAATATCTCACATGGGAGATGATACGTGGTCGAATAACTGTGTTCAGTTGTGTCTAAGTTTGAGTTTTTACTTGACTTTTTATTCcaaatagcctacttttaattagatttgtgttttgcaggtttaatggAGTTTAAgggcttttcgggagctttacaggCCACCGGGAGCAAACgggatcaaccggggatgtgaaatgaacaaaactGGGTTAATCATGAAGTTTGGATGTATTTTGGATgatgttaatggatttaaaatgaatatattggaagatggcatgatagagggctgaattacgagtacgtgggcgaaaacggtgagtaaaacggagctaaaacgaagaagttatgaagaaaacaaaaaggGAGGTTTataggcaccgtcgccgacgcccagggggccgtcggcgacgccccatAGAATGTACCATCGCCAAAAGTGTCCGTATACAGGAGATTAGGCCGTCGCCAGCTTTTGGAGGTTCTGGTCAGCGTTGGGGACGCCGCcaggggcgtcggcgacgccgCTCCCTGGTGCCCATCGCGAATTCTTGCTTTTTCTTGTTGTTTGACGAGTTTTAAAAACTTGGTTGACCTATTTTCGGGGGTTACACATTATTTTGAGTGGAGAACTTGTTCTTGGAGCCAAGATACACCACCATTCCATCTCTTATCATAGACACAAACCGAATCACAATCCGAATCACCATCTTCATTCTTCATCATCCCCAATTCACCTCCAtaaccctagttcttcatccatTCACCACTTCACCATCATCAATCATTccataaaccctaattctccacCATTCCTTCATCctacaagcttcaagatgactccatccgcattccaaacattcggtgatcaagttgcatcaaccatgagcggctaatcatctcggtttcaccccggtgtaggtagttgttaattttagggtttcaatttgttcttgtttcatcttagtgacaatttgtatttggtttttgaaacttttgacaatagtattacatttgttacgaattcgtaaattgtcgaacgatgttaaaagttatgactttgcgaaacggtgatatgtaattgtacgttgtcgttgttaggatttacttgtgttgactacaaagtgtctttttgtccgttcttcgggacgtcgatagctagtagcacctaagtcacggtacactaaatccgttaatcgaatgcaattgagttgaaactaaaacttgtagaaatcctaggttaataattaccgaaaccgggcgtgattctttttattattattgttctagtaaccaTTTTTTAttgcaatcgttaattagtagtGTTAATCATTCTCATCAATTCATttagttaaaaatcatatttctcaattaaacgaaaacacaaaaattattctagtaagcttcataatcgtgacaattgttttaattcattcgaatccacacacaaaccacatactcttcgtggatcgaccccttactaccactaacacattgttaagggtaatttgggcttataagtattatctttgaccggagcgcgacactccgatcaaattttggcgccgttgccggggagtgcgtgcgctttgtgtttggatattgtttgaatttgcgtgattatctgtttaatttgtttagctttctttttgtatttatctttttctttgttgcgcggggtgtgttacttgtgcaggttacaggtagtgcatgcatacgcggaactccgggaggacttcacctttagtttacgaaccggaaatcgaaagactcgcaagaaggaacctagcaagccggttagaagcaactcttgcttctaatcaaaccaaccaaacaccaccactcacaccgaccattgaaaccgattcaatggcgaaccaCAACTCCAACCAAAACCTTaacccaaatcaattccaatctCGAGGAACATTTTTTCCCGCCCGAAACATCCAACCCATACctcaagaacaaccgggtggtaacaccaacgctagaccacccactccacctttccgaaaccaaaatcccaataacacccaacgaacaccccaacaacaaacccttcaccgacaagcatcgttacctatcaaccttgatgatcggaatatCAATTCCGACCGTAGAGGTAatcgtgatcgcggcaatcccgcggATGAAGACCCATTTTTCAATATCGACGATTTgaggaatgcaatccccgatgatgaaccttatagtgttcccggttatcactCACTAgaacatgtaagcattcatacAGAAAACTCGGATGATGGGGGTTACTATGATGATCGAGTgaacgatgatgaagattggggatacATCAATAGGGGTAATGTTTACAACGCAAGGGAATATGAAGATGAAGAGTTCGGCTATCAAAATGCCAACTACGTTGGGGAGGACGATTATGGTTACGGGAATAGACGGAATGACGGTTATGAAAATAACCGCCAACCACGAAACAATcaccaacggaaccggaatgatgggttttacaacaacaacaatgctaaccctaaccggattcctcgtttcgtgggaggtggtCATCAAGGGGGTAATCGAGGTGGAAATCGAAGAGATGATCGAAGAGATGAGAGAAGGGATGAGAGGTGAGATGAAAGAAGGAATGATCGACGAGATGATAGGAGGGATAACCGAAGAATGGatgatcaagaagttaatggtccttatcgtcgtcaacaacctccacggggagtaaatgaccgtttcaGGCCGATCGTCACCGAGAACGATTCACCCATTGTTTATGAGcgaaggatgtttgattgtaaaccacattacatcaacatacttcctcatttcAATGGGAGGTCTAACGATGAGCCCTACACACATCTTGCGGAATTTTCTTCAGTTTGTAATACTATTGGGGGACACAACTTTGCTTTAGAAGAAGTCAAACTTCGCTTATTCCAATTTTCACTAAAGGATAAAGCGAAGCAGTGGTTTCTTACACTCCCGGCCAATAGCATCCGCACATGGGGGGAAATGCAACAGGCGTTTTTAGACGAGTACTATTCTATGGCAAAGACTGATGATGCTCGTGATGAAATTCGGTCTTTTCGCCAATTATCGGGAGAACCGTTGCATGAAGCCTTTACCAGATTTAGGGAAATGATGCGAAGATGCCCTCATCATCAAATCGAGAAGTGGGAGTTGGTTAAATGCTTTGTACGGGGTCTAGATGATAACACATGGAACCGACTTGAGTCAACTAGTAATGGGACCCTTCTAAGCAACCATGAGgacgatgattgggagtttttggaaagAATGAGCAAGCGTTCGAAAGAGAAGGAATTGGCCGATCGAGCCAAAAAGCATCCCGTTTCctggtcacttcccgatcttgacTCTAAAGATCGGATTTCCACTTTAGAGCGGGAAATGGCTCGCATGAAAAAGAAGGAAGTGAACGCGGGGCAATTTGCGGTGTGTGAAGAGTGTGGTGATATTGGACATAGAGCGGAACAATGTCCAACGGGGTCGAGTGATTACGCTGGAGAAGTCAACCAAGTGTATGGGGACCGAAAGCAATATAACATggactccaacacttaccatccgggcttGAGGAATCACCCCAACTTCCGGTATGGCAATGCTTCAAACCAAATGAACCCTAATTTCCAATcaggtaatcaaggaggaagtgggtcatcatatcaaaatcgtcaaggtggtaaccaaggaggttaTCAACGAAATTAtaaccaagggtaccaaggtgggtATCAAAAGAATTATAATAATCAAGGCGGTAACGGAAGCGGGTCGAACAATCAAACCGGTGGTGACGACTTGAGTGCCAAGATGGATGCCTTGCTAAACATGCAAAAAgaatctcaaaacaacataaaagagaCTCACAATGATATCAAAGAGATGAAGAAGACAAACGAGATTCGAGATAAAGCACATGAGGCATTGGCGAAACAAGTGGGtcaactagcggaagaagtggcTCAGATAAGAGGAAgcatggggaagcttccaagtgacaccacggAGAACCCGAAGCATCAAGGTTTTAGCACAAGCAACGTGAGGGATGCACGCGTTAGCGCGGTAAGTATTCTTTTAAATGATGAAGTTTGTAGTGTTGAAAACATTCCACCACCACAATTCGTTGATGGTGTATTGGAAAATATAGGTGAGGAGCCGGAATGTGAAAATGAACACGAAACGATTTCACAAAGTAAAAATGAAAACGTAACTGAAAAttctttttgtgaaaattgtttaaatcaaCTTAACCCGCTTAATGCATCGAAAAGTGAAGAACGGTGCCCACCGAAGGATGAGGGGTGGGAAAATTTTAAGCAAGCTAAAATTAATTTACCGTTACTAGATGACATTAAAAAGGTTCCGGCTCATGTGGAATGCTTAAAGGAGTTAAGCATCGAAAAACGGCACAACAAATTACCCAAACCGGTTGATTTGATATCTCATGTGAGTGCCGTTTTATCGAGTGCCCTTCCCCCAAAAGCTCAAGATCCGGGAGATCCTCTTATTCCAATTCAAATTGGAACATTTAAAATTGAGAGGGCGCTCCTAGATCTTGGAGCTTGTGTGAGCATCTTGCCCGggagtttgtatgaccaatatgattttggtcaaTTAAAAAATTTTGATACTCCCGTGGTATTGGCCGATCAGACTCCCACGTATCCAAGGGGGATGGTGGAGGATGTGATTGTTAAGGTGGATGATTGCTACTACCCAGTTGACTTTTTGGTAGTAGACTATGTTGGGTGTGTTGGGGACACCCAACCGATAGTCATACTGGGTAGGCCGTTCCTGGCAACTGCTAATGCCATAATAAATTGTGCAACGGGAACAGTAAGCATGAAGTTTGGGGACCGGGAATTAAAATTAAatgtttttccaaaatttactaACCCACTCGGTGAGGATAAGTGTCCTAAAAAGGATATGAATCCAAACAAAAAGGTTTGTGCTATGGTTGGTAGGTTTGGAGAAACAAAGAAGAAGACAGTCAAGAAGAAGAAAGCAAAGAAGTCGACTctagaaaagaaaaaggaagaggAGGTGAGGAAGTTTGGACCGTTTGGCAACAAATGGTACGAATCACCGGTGGGTGATTTTGAGGAGCTCGTGGACGGCAAGCACGCCATTCGACCACCATGAGGTGGTAAGttaattgttgttgtatattttatttCGCATTTCGTTTTAGTGTTATCCGTAGTTTATttagtattgttgttgttgtataatttTGTTATTTCAATTtagtagttaaatgaacgttgtgggtgtgttctctatataaccctcacgagacctctcgtcctcccgagctatcgggtggtttaaaagggcttgttgcatgagctaaatgcaaccgtgattcctacgaaagtgagttaggtttgttgttgttgtaatttGTTTTTCCACAAAAAAAATCAAGGTAATTTAACGCATGATTTGGTAATACTTTTATAAAAACGGTAGACTAAACTcctaacaaatttcaatggttgtgagaagcatgcttctacacaagggttagaaTTTGTAGGTATATGATGTTCGAGAGACAACCGGTTttatgaagagaagaagaagacacGGGCATCAAGcgaaaaatcaggtgcatgcgttTCCTTTTACCTTGATTCTTAGTTTAGTTATAAGTGgagtgtatttttgtattttatttccgGGGTGAAAATTTGGGGAAATTAGCCGTGTCACATCTCTTGTGCATCTAATACTCTAGTTCTTAcatattgaggacaatatgtacatcaagtgtggggatgggggagtagtaaaaattttcgattttgacccgttcatttaaacactacacattgag
This genomic interval carries:
- the LOC110901894 gene encoding uncharacterized protein LOC110901894, whose product is MQQAFLDEYYSMAKTDDARDEIRSFRQLSGEPLHEAFTRFREMMRRCPHHQIEKWELVKCFVRGLDDNTWNRLESTSNGTLLSNHEDDDWEFLERMSKRSKEKELADRAKKHPVSWSLPDLDSKDRISTLEREMARMKKKEVNAGQFAVCEECGDIGHRAEQCPTGSSDYAGEVNQVYGDRKQYNMDSNTYHPGLRNHPNFRYGNASNQMNPNFQSGGNGSGSNNQTGGDDLSAKMDALLNMQKESQNNIKETHNDIKEMKKTNEIRDKAHEALAKQVGQLAEEVAQIRGSMGKLPSDTTENPKHQGFSTSNVRDARVSAVSILLNDEVCSVENIPPPQFVDGVLENIGEEPECENEHETISQSKNENVTENSFCENCLNQLNPLNASKSEERCPPKDEGWENFKQAKINLPLLDDIKKVPAHVECLKELSIEKRHNKLPKPVDLISHVSAVLSSALPPKAQDPGDPLIPIQIGTFKIERALLDLGACVSILPGSLYDQYDFGQLKNFDTPVVLADQTPTYPRGMVEDVIVKVDDCYYPVDFLVVDYVGCVGDTQPIVILGRPFLATANAIINCATGTVSMKFGDRELKLNVFPKFTNPLGEDKCPKKDMNPNKKVCAMVGRFGETKKKTVKKKKAKKSTLEKKKEEEVRKFGPFGNKWYESPVGDFEELVDGKHAIRPP